One Xylanibacillus composti genomic region harbors:
- a CDS encoding UDP-N-acetylmuramoyl-L-alanyl-D-glutamate--2,6-diaminopimelate ligase: protein MQLKQLTELLLLSRIAGNPDTEFTGVETDSRKVRPGDLFICITGHRTDGHAYAAQAEQQGASAIVAEKPLQTSLPVLYVPDSRFAMALIATAFYRNPSLEMKVIGITGTNGKTTTTYILEKILRDHHFRTGLMGTIAMKIGDQEYEVKNTTQEALELQRHFREMRNVGTDYCVMEVSSHALEQGRVRGCRFRTAIFTNLSQDHLDYHLTMANYKAAKGLLFSRMGNTFDPAFPQFAVLNADDPASDTYRRHTSAQVITYGIDNPADVWASDIRITAQGTSFRMRTFAGELDLKLKLIGKFSVYNVLAASAAALAEGVPLSRIQSSLEEMTGVSGRFEAVYEGQPFLVIVDYAHTPDSLENVLATIREFAEGKVITLFGCGGDRDRSKRPIMGKIAGNYSDYVIVTSDNPRTEDPEAILRDIEPGVREAGLEPDRYELLADRKAAIQKAVALASPKDVVLIAGKGHETYQEIGVTRYDFDDRLVAKNAIRSLGH, encoded by the coding sequence ATGCAATTGAAGCAATTGACAGAGCTGTTGCTGCTGTCCCGTATCGCGGGCAATCCGGATACGGAATTTACAGGCGTGGAAACAGATTCGCGGAAGGTTCGGCCGGGAGACTTGTTCATATGCATTACCGGTCACCGAACAGACGGGCATGCTTACGCCGCCCAGGCGGAGCAGCAGGGTGCCAGCGCCATCGTTGCAGAAAAGCCGCTGCAAACGTCGCTTCCGGTTCTGTACGTGCCAGACAGCCGATTTGCTATGGCACTGATCGCCACCGCTTTCTATCGGAATCCGAGCCTGGAAATGAAAGTCATTGGGATCACGGGCACAAACGGAAAAACCACCACGACTTATATATTGGAGAAAATTTTGCGGGATCATCATTTCCGAACAGGGCTCATGGGTACGATCGCTATGAAGATCGGCGACCAGGAATACGAAGTGAAGAATACGACACAGGAAGCGCTAGAGCTGCAAAGGCATTTTCGCGAGATGCGCAATGTCGGCACAGATTACTGTGTGATGGAAGTGTCGAGTCATGCGCTGGAGCAAGGCCGGGTTCGGGGGTGCCGATTCCGTACAGCCATTTTCACGAATTTGTCGCAGGACCATCTGGATTACCATCTGACGATGGCGAACTATAAGGCTGCAAAAGGACTGCTGTTCTCAAGAATGGGCAATACGTTCGATCCGGCGTTCCCCCAGTTTGCGGTGCTGAATGCGGATGATCCGGCTTCTGACACGTATAGGCGGCATACCTCGGCACAGGTCATTACTTACGGGATAGACAATCCCGCTGATGTATGGGCGAGCGACATTCGCATCACCGCGCAGGGCACCTCCTTTCGCATGCGAACGTTTGCTGGCGAGCTGGACCTGAAGCTCAAGCTCATCGGCAAGTTCAGCGTCTATAATGTACTGGCGGCATCTGCAGCCGCATTGGCGGAGGGGGTGCCGCTTTCCCGTATCCAATCGAGCCTCGAGGAAATGACGGGCGTGTCCGGCCGCTTCGAGGCCGTGTACGAAGGGCAGCCGTTTCTGGTTATTGTCGATTACGCGCATACGCCGGACAGTCTGGAAAATGTTCTCGCAACCATCCGCGAGTTTGCCGAGGGCAAGGTGATTACATTGTTCGGCTGCGGAGGCGACCGGGATCGGAGCAAGCGCCCGATAATGGGGAAGATTGCCGGGAACTACAGCGATTATGTCATTGTTACATCCGACAATCCGCGGACAGAGGATCCAGAGGCTATCCTGCGGGACATCGAGCCGGGCGTACGGGAAGCAGGGCTGGAACCGGATCGGTACGAGCTGCTGGCTGACCGCAAGGCGGCCATTCAAAAAGCAGTTGCTCTGGCAAGCCCCAAAGATGTAGTATTGATTGCGGGAAAGGGCCATGAGACGTATCAGGAAATCGGGGTAACCCGTTACGATTTCGATGATCGGCTGGTTGCCAAGAATGCCATAAGGAGTTTGGGACATTGA
- a CDS encoding UDP-N-acetylmuramoyl-tripeptide--D-alanyl-D-alanine ligase translates to MIQRTLKEIASMIAGASAADEDQAVRIAGVSIDSRSIEKGNLFIPLVGANADGHQFAESALQHGAAAALWQRDHGTPPAGPVVLVDDALLAMQQLASSYRDQTAARVVAVTGSNGKTTTKDLVASVLATTYKVHKTEGNYNSHIGLPLTLLSMPETTEMAVLEMGMRGRGEIALLSRLAKPEVAVITNVGEAHLEQLGSREEIARAKLEIVYGLAADGLFLYNGDDPLLIREFEQLLQSPPPDVSGDQWKLLRFGEQSSNDLYPEGMMTDGTATHFSMNTIHSTSFTIPLLGRHNVVNALAAVAVAKYMGVSTKDVRSGLAQAKLSGMRIEMTRSAGGYTLLNDAYNASPASMKAALTLLAELRGYKRKIAVLGDMLELGPEQADFHRDIGEALDPVHIDYVYTYGELGEHIAAGALSHYNPQHVQAFRDKEKLIAALKQLVRPDDIILIKGSRGMKLEVVADALQ, encoded by the coding sequence TTGATTCAAAGGACGCTTAAGGAAATTGCCTCGATGATCGCTGGCGCCTCGGCTGCCGATGAAGACCAAGCGGTACGGATTGCCGGAGTATCGATTGATTCGCGCTCGATTGAGAAGGGGAATCTGTTCATCCCGCTTGTCGGCGCGAACGCGGATGGTCATCAATTCGCAGAGAGCGCATTGCAGCACGGGGCTGCGGCTGCACTCTGGCAGCGCGACCACGGCACGCCTCCCGCCGGGCCGGTTGTGCTTGTGGATGATGCGCTGCTGGCCATGCAGCAGCTTGCTTCCTCTTACCGCGATCAGACTGCCGCGAGAGTAGTGGCGGTGACAGGAAGCAATGGCAAGACCACGACGAAGGATCTGGTTGCCTCAGTATTGGCAACCACGTACAAAGTGCACAAGACAGAGGGGAATTATAACAGCCACATTGGGTTGCCGCTGACCTTGCTCTCCATGCCGGAGACGACGGAAATGGCTGTGCTCGAAATGGGCATGCGCGGTCGTGGAGAAATCGCATTGCTCAGCCGGCTGGCGAAGCCGGAGGTGGCCGTCATTACCAATGTGGGGGAAGCACATCTGGAGCAGCTGGGCTCCAGAGAAGAGATTGCAAGAGCGAAGCTTGAGATCGTATACGGCCTTGCCGCTGACGGCTTGTTTCTATATAACGGGGATGATCCGCTCTTGATACGAGAGTTTGAGCAATTGCTGCAGTCGCCTCCGCCGGATGTGTCGGGGGATCAATGGAAGCTGCTGCGCTTCGGCGAGCAGAGCAGCAACGATCTGTATCCGGAGGGGATGATGACAGACGGCACCGCCACACACTTCTCCATGAACACGATTCACTCCACCTCCTTTACGATTCCGCTTCTCGGACGACACAATGTGGTCAATGCGCTGGCGGCGGTCGCAGTAGCCAAGTACATGGGGGTCAGCACGAAGGATGTGCGCAGCGGATTGGCGCAAGCCAAGCTGTCCGGCATGCGGATCGAAATGACTCGGTCTGCCGGAGGCTACACACTGCTGAATGACGCGTATAATGCCAGCCCTGCGTCTATGAAAGCCGCATTGACGCTGCTGGCTGAACTGCGCGGATATAAACGGAAAATCGCGGTATTGGGCGATATGCTGGAGCTGGGCCCGGAGCAAGCGGACTTTCATCGCGATATCGGCGAGGCGCTGGATCCGGTCCATATTGATTATGTGTACACATACGGAGAGCTTGGCGAGCATATCGCGGCAGGCGCTCTGAGCCATTACAACCCGCAGCACGTGCAAGCATTCCGGGACAAAGAGAAGCTCATCGCGGCGCTTAAGCAGCTCGTCCGCCCAGACGACATCATTTTGATTAAAGGCTCCAGGGGGATGAAGCTGGAAGTAGTTGCGGATGCGCTGCAGTAA
- a CDS encoding stage V sporulation protein D — MKVSNVTVRRRLLLVLLGGLLLFAALMIRLAYVQLVMGTELANRAEESWRRNIPFTAKRGEILDRNGVRLAHNISSPTVMAVPAQVQNPEETARELGKVLGMPQEKLAELITKRELIVRIQPAGRKISVEKAAQIKELNLPGIVVGEDNKRHYPFGNLASHILGFTGIDNQGLTGIELSYDAYLQGVNGSVSFLADAKGREMPGSTERYTQPRDGMNLQLTLDKNIQAIVERELDQAMVKHQANQVLAIAMDPNTGEILAMASRPDYDPANFREYPAEIYNRNLPIWMTYEPGSTFKIITLAAALEEGKVDLDRDTFHDSGEIEVAGAHLHCWKGGGHGSQTFLEGVQNSCNPGFVILGQRLGKESLFEYIRNFGFGQKTGIDLMGEENGILFKLSQVGPVELATTSFGQGVSVTPIQQVAAVSAAINGGKLYQPYVAKAWLDPVTGEAVETIEPKLVRNVISEETSKEVRRALESVVAKGTGRNAYIDGYRVGGKTGTAQKVVNGRYSKSEHIVSFIGFAPADDPQVVIYAAVDNPKGLQFGGLIAAPLVRNMLEDTLRYMEVKPRKDQIEKEYQYLDTPLVEVPNLVGLSKSDIYHTLQSNLNLAPSGSGEVVVSQAPKAGTRIERGSTVRVYLSGEAKE; from the coding sequence ATGAAGGTATCTAATGTTACAGTCAGGCGGCGGTTGTTGTTAGTGCTGCTAGGCGGCTTGCTGTTGTTCGCAGCGTTGATGATCCGCCTGGCATATGTGCAGCTCGTAATGGGAACGGAACTGGCGAACCGTGCGGAGGAATCTTGGCGGCGCAACATCCCGTTCACAGCGAAGCGGGGTGAAATCCTGGACCGCAACGGGGTCCGTCTGGCGCATAACATCAGCTCTCCCACGGTAATGGCAGTGCCGGCCCAGGTGCAAAATCCGGAGGAAACGGCCAGAGAGCTGGGGAAGGTGCTGGGCATGCCCCAGGAAAAGCTGGCCGAGCTGATTACAAAAAGAGAGCTGATCGTTCGCATTCAGCCTGCAGGCCGTAAAATTTCTGTTGAAAAGGCAGCGCAGATCAAGGAGCTGAACTTGCCGGGGATCGTTGTCGGCGAGGATAATAAACGCCATTATCCATTCGGCAATCTGGCCTCTCATATTCTGGGCTTCACCGGCATAGACAATCAGGGGCTGACCGGCATAGAATTGAGCTATGATGCATACTTGCAAGGCGTGAACGGCAGCGTATCCTTTCTTGCAGATGCGAAGGGGAGAGAGATGCCGGGAAGCACGGAGCGCTATACCCAGCCGCGGGACGGCATGAACTTGCAGCTTACCCTGGATAAGAACATTCAGGCAATCGTCGAGCGGGAGCTCGATCAGGCCATGGTGAAGCATCAGGCCAATCAAGTGCTGGCCATCGCGATGGACCCGAATACAGGAGAAATTTTGGCCATGGCCTCCCGACCTGACTATGATCCCGCAAATTTCCGGGAGTACCCTGCTGAAATATATAATCGGAACTTGCCGATCTGGATGACCTACGAGCCCGGCTCAACGTTCAAGATCATAACGCTGGCAGCGGCGCTAGAGGAAGGTAAGGTCGATTTGGACCGGGATACGTTCCATGATTCCGGTGAAATTGAAGTGGCCGGCGCGCATTTGCATTGCTGGAAGGGAGGGGGGCATGGAAGTCAAACCTTCCTGGAAGGTGTGCAAAATTCATGCAACCCCGGCTTTGTCATTCTGGGGCAAAGGCTGGGCAAGGAATCGCTGTTCGAATATATCCGCAACTTCGGTTTTGGCCAGAAGACAGGCATCGATCTAATGGGGGAAGAAAACGGGATTTTGTTCAAGCTCTCGCAGGTTGGTCCGGTTGAACTGGCCACCACTTCATTCGGTCAAGGGGTCTCGGTCACGCCGATTCAGCAGGTAGCTGCCGTATCCGCAGCCATTAATGGAGGCAAGCTGTATCAGCCTTATGTAGCGAAGGCCTGGCTAGATCCGGTTACCGGAGAGGCTGTGGAGACCATCGAACCGAAACTGGTGCGCAATGTCATCTCCGAGGAAACCTCGAAGGAGGTCAGGCGTGCGCTTGAGTCCGTAGTGGCCAAAGGAACTGGCCGCAATGCCTATATTGACGGCTATCGAGTCGGCGGCAAGACGGGAACGGCGCAGAAGGTGGTCAATGGCCGATATTCCAAGAGCGAGCATATCGTTTCATTCATCGGATTTGCGCCGGCGGACGATCCTCAGGTGGTCATCTATGCGGCGGTAGACAATCCCAAAGGCCTGCAGTTCGGCGGTTTAATCGCGGCGCCTCTGGTACGCAATATGCTGGAGGACACCTTGCGGTACATGGAGGTTAAGCCGCGCAAGGATCAGATCGAGAAGGAGTACCAATACCTCGATACTCCGCTGGTAGAGGTGCCGAATTTGGTCGGATTGTCCAAATCCGATATTTACCACACGCTACAGTCGAATTTGAACCTGGCGCCTTCCGGCAGCGGAGAGGTTGTCGTCAGTCAGGCGCCCAAGGCCGGAACAAGGATTGAAAGGGGATCGACAGTCAGAGTATACTTATCCGGAGAGGCTAAGGAATAG